From the genome of Streptomyces sp. NBC_00523:
GGGCTCGGGGCTCTCCACGACGGGGGCCTCCTCAACGATCTCGGCCGGCTCGGCGGCCTTGGGCGCACCGCTCGGGGACGTGGCCTTGCGAACGGCACGGCGGCGGCGGGGAGCCTCGGCGGCGGGCTCGGCGGCCGCCTCCACGACGGGCTCGGCGGCGGCCGGCTCGGCGGTCACGGGCTCCGCCGTCCCGGCCTGCTCGGCCGCCTTCGGCGCGCCGGCCGGGGACGTGGCCTTGCGGACCGCACGGCGGCGGGGGCGGGCGGGGGCGGCCTCGGCGGCCGCTTCCGTGCTCGGGGACTCTGCGGCGTCAACGGCCGGTATGGCCGACGCGTCGGCGGTGGCCTGCGCCCCGCCCGACGGCGGACCGGCGGGGCGGGAGGCGGCGCGGCGCCTGCGGCGCGGGGGGAGCTTGTCCCCGGGGGTGTTGTTGTCTTCGGCGTTCCCGGCGGTGCCGGGTTCGTTCGGCTGGGGCATGCGGGCGTTTCTCCCGTCGCGCTCCCGGGCGCCGCACCTGATTCCGGTCCGGCTCGGTCCGCGGGTGGCCGCGGCACCGCCGTCCGGGGCGCGGGCGCCGCACGGGAGCTGAATCTTGGCTCGCCGGTTCCGTACGCGATGTGCGGACGGCCTGGCGAAAGTCTTATGGGTCAGTGCGCGGCCCGGCCCAGGTGGCTCCCGAGCGCGAGGGCTGCGCTACAACGACCGCCTTACGCGGAACCTGCACCTTCCGGCGCCGTCGCGACGGCGGTCCCGGTGGCCGTGGTTGATGCGGCCGGGGCTGCCTCGCGGTCGGGCGCGAGCGGGTCGGTCACCGTGCCGGACTCCTCGTCGAAGAGCCCCTGCGCCAGCCTGGTCACCGCTGCGGGGACCGGCGGCGCCAGGTCGGCCACAACGCGGAGACCGGACAGGACGTCGTCAGGCCGTACGGCAGGTGTCACGTGCCGAACAACCAGCCGCAGTATCGCACAGGCCCTGTCACCGGACCTATCAGCCGGAAGATCAAGGGTCTGGAGGTCGACCACGGCGGAACGGGCGTCGAAGGTCCGCATGCCGTTCTTCGTACGGCGCTCGACCTCGACGGTCTCCGCCGCGTTGAAGGCGGACACGGCCTTCTCCGCGTCCTCCCGGGTCACCCCGTCGAGGCGGATCTCCCAGACGGAGGCGGTCAGCCGGTCGGCGAGGCCCGAGGTGCGGGCCTCGACGGCGTCCGTGATGTCCAGGCCGTCCGGCATGGAGTCGTTGAGCAGCTCACGCAGGACACCCGGGTCGCGGGGCTCGGTGAGGGCGATCTCCAGGAACTCGGCCTCGCTGCCCGTACCGGTGGGGGCGGCGTTGGCGTACGACACCTTGGGGTGGGGGGTGAAGCCCGCCGAATAGGCCATGGGCACCTGGGAGCGGCGCAGCGCCCGCTCGAAGGCACGCTGGAAGTCGCGGTGGCTGGTGAACCGGAGGCGGCCGCGCTTGGTGTAGCGCAGTCGGATGCGCTGCACCGCCGGTGCGGGCGGCGGGCCTTCGGGCTGTCGCTTGCCCAGTGGTTCTTCTCCTCGGTGCGGGGCGGGCGCGGTGGCGCGACGCCCTCGAAATACGGGTGGCCCGGGGGCCCGGTCCGGCTCACCCCTGCTGTGCGGATTTCTCCGGAAGCGGGGAGAACTCTGGTCCTGGCGCCGCGCTGGGCACGGTCGTTGCACTACCCAGAGTACGCGCAAGGGGGCTTCCGGGTTCCCCGGGCTCGGGTTCGGCGGGCGCGCCGACCAGGGCGCGCCAGGCGTCGCGCCTGGCCCGGCGCACCGTTTCCCGGGCCGTGCGCAGCGTCTGGCGGGCCGTGCGGCCCACCGCGCGCAGGGCCCGCCCGGCGGGTGCCAGGAAGGCGTCGCGCACGAAGTGCCCGACCGGGACGCACACCGTGCGGTACGCCCAGCGCACCGGCGCGGCGATCAGGTTCCGGGCGAGCCAGGCGAGCGCCCGGCCGACCGCCCGGGAGAGGTATCCGGCGACCCGCCAGGCGATGCCGAGCGCGGCGGCGGTCTCCCGGCCGACCGGGGTCAGGACGCGCCGGTACACCCAGACGACGGGCGTGACGAGAAGCACCACGACCAACCACCGCAGCGCGATCCCGATGCCCCGGAAGAACGCCTCGATCCCCCGGATCACCAGCTCCAGCGCCCACGCGATGCCGTGGCCCAGCGGGGTAAGGACGGTGCGGTACGCCCAGACGAGCGGGATCACCACGAGGTACCGGACCAGCCAGGCGACGGCGAGCCCGACGGGCACCAGGACGTACCGCCACAGCAGCACCACCGGCAGGACGAGCAGAACGGTGAGCAGCCACTTCAGGGCGGAGCCCAGCCCCCGCAGGGCCGGGACCAGCGCCTCGCGGTACAGCCACCGCAGCCCGTTTCCGAGCGGGGTGAGCAGATGCGCGTACGCCCATTGGAGCGGCAGCACGATCCCGTACCGCACCACGGGCACCACGACGTAGCGCCAGAGGGCGACCCACGGCCGGACGAACACCGCGCGGGCCAGCCAGAACAGGGCGTGTCCCAGCGGGACGCACACGTGCCGCCACAGCCGGCCCGCCGGGATGACCACCAGCACGTCGAAGAGCCAGGCCAGGGCGCGTCCGAGCGGGCGGAACAGCACCCGTTCGGCGGCCCGGGCGGTGACGACGAGGGCGTCCCACACCATCCGTACCGGCAGGACGACGAGGAGCACCACGATCCGGACCGGGATCCGGATCACCGCGGTGAGGCAGCCGTCGCCGCCCTCGTAGTGCGCGGGCGCCTGGTGGGCGCCGTACTCAGGCGGCTTCCGGTGCTTTCCCTGTTCCATGCACCCCATGACGCGAAGGCCCGGTCCGGGGTTTCCCGGACCGGGCCTCGTCACCGAGCTGTCACACGCTCGCGACCGCTTCGCGGCTCACTTCACGACGGTCAGCGGCAGGAGCTTCTTGCCGGTCGGGCCGATCTGGATGCTGGTGTCCATCTGGGGGCACACCCCGCAGTCGAAGCACGGGGTCCAGCGGCAGTCCTCGACCTCGGTCTCGTCCAGCGAGTCCTGCCAGTCCTCCCAGAGCCAGTCCTTGTCGAGGCCCGAGTCCAGGTGGTCCCAGGGCAGGACCTCCTCGTAGGTCCGCTCGCGGGTGGTGTACCAGTCGACGTCGACGCCGAACTCCGGCAGGGTCGCCTCGGCGCTCTTCATCCACAGGTCGTAGCTGAAGTACTCGCGCCAGCCGTCGAACCGGCCGCCGGCCTCATAGACCGCGCGGATGACGGAGCCGACCCGGCGGTCGCCGCGCGAGAGCAGGCCCTCCACGATGCCGGGCTTGCCGTCGTGGTAGCGGAAGCCGATCGAGCGGCCGTACTTCTTGTCGCCGCGGATCTTGTCCCGGAGCTTGCCGAGGCGGGCGTCCGTCTCCTCGGCGCTGAGCTGCGGCGCCCACTGGAACGGGGTGTGCGGCTTGGGCACGAAGCCGCCGATGGAGACCGTGCAGCGGATGTCGTTCTGGCCGGAGACCTCGCGGCCCTTGGCGATGACGTTGACCGCCATGTCGCCGATCTGGAGGACGTCCTCGTCGGTCTCGGTGGGCAGGCCGCACATGAAGTACAGCTTCACCTGGCGCCAGCCGTTGCCGTACGCGGTGGCGACCGTGCGGATCAGGTCCTCCTCCGAGACCATCTTGTTGATGACCTTGCGCATGCGCTCGGAGCCGCCCTCGGGGGCGAAGGTGAGACCGGAACGGCGACCGTTGCGGGTCAGCTCGTTGGCCAGGTCCACGTTGAACGCGTCCACGCGGGTGGACGGCAGCGAGAGGCCGATCTTGTCCTCGGTGTAGCGGTCCGCGAGGCCCTTGGCGATCTCACCGATCTCGGTGTGGTCGGCGGAGGACAGCGAGAGCAGGCCGACCTCCTCGAAGCCGGTCGCCTTGAGACCCTTCTCCACCATCTCGCCGATGCCGGTGATGCTTCGCTCCCGCACGGGGCGCGTGATCATGCCGGCCTGGCAGAAACGGCAGCCGCGGGTGCAGCCGCGGAAGATCTCCACGGACATCCGCTCGTGGACGGTCTCGGCGAGCGGGACCAGGGGCTGCTTGGGGTACGGCCACTCGTCCAGGTCCATGACGGTGTGCTTGGACACCCGCCACGGCACGCCCGACTTGTTCGGTACGACGCGGCCGATGCGGCCGTCCGGGAGGTACTCCACGTCGTAGAAGCCGGGGACGTACACGCCGCCGGTCCTCGCGAGGCGGAACAGGACCTCCTCGCGGCCCCCGGGGCGGCCCTCGGCCTTCCAGGCGCGGACGATCTCGGTGATCTCCAGGACCGCCTGCTCGCCGTCGCCGATGACCGCGCAGTCGATGAACTCCGCGATCGGCTCCGGGTTGAACGCGGCGTGGCCACCCGCGAGCACGATCGGGTCGTCGATGTCCCGGTCCTTGGCGGCCAGCGGGATGCCGGCCAGGTCCAGGGCGGTGAGCATGTTGGTGTAGCCCAGCTCGGTGGAGAAGCTGAGCCCGAAGACGTCGAACGCCTTGACCGGGCGGTGGCTGTCCACGGTGAACTGCGGCACCTGGTGCTCGCGCATCAGCGCTTCGAGGTCCGGCCAGACGCTGTAGGTGCGCTCGGCGAGGACGCCCTGGCGCTCGTTGAGTACCTCGTACAGGATCATGACGCCCTGGTTGGGCAGCCCGACCTCGTACGCGTCCGGGTACATCAGTGCCCAGCGGACGTCGCACTCGTCCCACGGCTTGACGGTGGAGTTCAGCTCACCGCCGACGTACTGGATGGGCTTCTGCACATGCGGGAGCAGAGCTTCGAGCTGTGGGAAGACCGAATCGACAGACATCGCGAACTTTCGAGAGCCGGCAGGGGTGACCATCCAGCGTACCTCGCTGCTCAGTGTCCCCGTGCCCGCCGGATACGGGCCTTGTGCGCCCGGTGCCACACCCCGGGCAGCTCGCGCTCGGTCGCGGCGGCGGCAGCCTCCTCCCGTCCGTACACCAGTCCCCACGTGAACGACGGCTCCCCCGCCGCGTGCGCCTGTACGGCGAGGGCGCGCAGGGTCTGGCGGGCGACGACACCGTCCTGGTGGTCGCCCAGGAGGCTCTGGACGGCCTTGAGCCGCTTGGCCGCCTTCTTCGCGGGCTTACGGAGGGCCGGGCGGGCGGCCTCCGCCGCGTACCGCGCCCGTTTCGCGGCCTTGCGGGCGCTGTGCAGCGCGGCGTCCCGGTCCGGCCCCGGCGGCAACTCCAGGGCGTGCGCCACCCGTCCGGCGAGGCGCTTGTGGTCCTTGCGGACCGCGCGGGCCAGCTCGTCGCCCGGCGCGGCGGCGGCCCCGGGCAGCAGCGGCGGGGCGGCGACCAGGGCCTCCAGGGCCCGCAGCAGGTCCAGATAGCGCGCGGAGTCCAGGACGGCGGTCGTGCGCCGGCGCGAACCGCTGCGCCCCGCCGCCGACCAGAGCCGCAGCCGCGCCCTGACCGGCCCGATGACCAGGGGGCGGGGCAGCTCGCCGAGCCGGGCGCGCAGCCGGGCGTCCAGGACCTCCTGGTCCCGGTCGACCCCCAGCTCCCCCGCGAGCCACTTCAGCTCGGTGCCCAGGGGGCGGGTGGCCTCGCGGTCCAGGACGCGGCGGTACGTGCGCAGGGCGCTGCGCAGCCGCCGGGTGGCGACGCGCATCCGGTGCACGGAGTCGGGCAGCCCCCGCCGCACGGCCGGGTCGAGCGCCACGATCGCCTCGGCCTGACGGCGTACGTGGACAAGGACGTGGTCCCCTGCGGCGCGCGGTTCGTCCTCCCGGCGGCGCGTGGTTCCGGACGCTGTCTCCTCCAGCGCGCGGGCCAGCTTGGAGGGGGCGGTGGCGGGCCGGATGCCGGCCTCCTCCAGCGCGCGGCCGACGGTGTCGAGGAAGGCGGGGTCGCCGTCGTCGGCGAGCTCGGCCTCGATCTCGGTCCAGGCGGCGGTGCGGTCGCCGCCGGGCAGCCGCTCCGCGCGGACCTCGTCCACGCTGAGCTCGGCCAGCGGGGCGCCGTCGTCGCCCAGGAGTACGTGGACGTCGCGGACGGAGACCAGCCGGACGACGGGGACGACGGGGGCGTCGAGGACCCGGGAGCGGATCAGGGCGGTGAGGCGGGCCGGGACGTGGCCGGAGAGCGGGGCCCGGATCTCGTCGCGGACGCCGTCGGCGACGGGGAGCTTCAGGTGCCAGCCGGCGTCGGAGCCCCCGGTGCGGCGGCGCAGGGTGACGTTTCCGGCGGCGAGGCGCAGGTCCTCGGTGTCGTAGTAGACGGCGTCCAGCTCCATGACGCCCTCGTGCGCGACGGACCCGACGCCTGCCACCCGGCCCAGGTCGGGCAGCCGGGTGGCGTCGGTGGCTTCGTACTTCCGCTCGATCTCGCGCTTGGAGTCCGCCATGTATCGAACGTAACGCTCCCCCGGGAAATCGCTCAGGCCGTTATCGGCCGTTGCACCCGGATCGACTGGAGCAGGCCGATGGCCACCCAGACGGCGAACATCGAGGAGCCGCCGTAGGAGACGAACGGCAGCGGCAGTCCGGCGACCGGCATGATGCCGAGCGTCATGCCGATGTTCTCGAAGGACTGGAAGGCGAACCAGGCGATGATCCCGGCGGCGACGACCGTGCCGTACAGCTCGGTGGTCTCGCGGGCGATGCGGCAGGCGCGCCACAGGACGACGCCGAGCAGCACCAGGATGAGCCCGGCGCCGAGGAAGCCCAGCTCCTCGCCGGCGACCGTGAAGACGAAGTCGGTCTGCTGCTCGGGGACGAACTGCCCGGTGGTCTGGGTGCCCTGGAAGAGCCCGGTGCCATGCAGGCCGCCGGAGCCGATCGCGATGCGGGCCTGGTTGGTGTTGTAGCCGACGCCCGCCGGGTCGAGCGCCGGGTTGGCGAAGGCGGCGAAGCGGGCGATCTGGTAGTCGTCCAGCAGGCCGAGCTGCCAGATGGCGACCGCCCCGGCCACGCCCGCGCCGAGGAGCCCGAAGACCCAGCGGTTGGACGCGCCGGAGGCCAGCAGCACACCGAGCACGATGATGACCATGACCATGACGGAGCCGAGGTCCGGCATCCCCATGACGATGATCATGGGGAGCGCCGCGAGGCCGAGGGCCTTGGCGACGCTCCGGTGGTCGGGGTGGACCTGGTCCCCGGCGTCCACCCGGGCGGCGAGGATCATCGCCATGCCCAGGATGATGGTGATCTTGGTGAACTCGGAGGGCTGGATGGAGAAGCCGCCGGGCAGCAGGATCCAGGCGTGGGCGCCGTTGACGGTGGCGCCCAGCGGGGTGAGGACCGCCAGCACGAGGAGCACGGACAGGCCGTACAGGACGGGCACCGCGCCGCGCAGCGTGCGGTGGCCGAGCCAGATCGTGCCGATCATCAGCGCCATGCCGATGCCGGTGTTGAGCGCGTGCCGGAAGAGGAAGTAGTACGGGTCGCCGTGGGTCAGCGAGTCGCGTCCCCGGGTCGCCGACCAGACCAGCAGCGAGCCGATGAAGGAGAGCGCGACCGCCGCGCCGAGGAGCGGCCAGTCGAGCCGGCGCACGACGGAGTCGCGGGCCATGAGGCGGCCCCAGCCGGACCGCTCGGGGCCGTAGCGCGGGACGGAGAATCCGGCCATCAGTCGCGCCTCCCCAGCACCGCGGCGAGCGTCTGCTCGGTGGCGGGCTTCTCCGAGGCGGGGTCGTACGGCTTGATCGTCGGGGCGTCGATGGTGCCGTCCGTCTGGATCTTCGGCAGCCCCTTCTGCGGCGTCGGCAGGAGGGCCTTCTTGAGGTCCTGCTTGCCGGTGGCGTCGAGCCCGTAGAGCGCGTTGTAGATGTTGCGGACGGCGGGCCCGGACGCGCCGGAACCCGTACCGCCCTGGGAGATCGTCATGACGATCGAGTAGTCCTTGGTGTACGTGGCGAACCACGAGGTCGTCTGCTTGCCGTAGACCTCGGCGGTACCCGTCTTGGCGTGCATCGGGATCTTGTCCTGCGGCCAGCCGCCGAATCGCCAGGCGGCCGAACCGCGGGTCGCGACACCCGCGAGGGCTTCGTCTATCTGGTTGCGCGTCTTCTTGGTGAAGGGCAGCTTGCCGTGCGACTTGGGCGCGATCGTCTGGACGGTCTTGCCGTCGCCGCTGACGATCGCCTTGCCGATGGTGGGGTCGTAGAGCGTGCCGCCGTTGGAGATGGCCGCGTAGATGGTGGCCATCTGGATCGGGGTGACGAGCGTGTCGCCCTGGCCGATCGAGTAGTTGACGGAGTCACCGGCGCGCATCTTGTCGCCTTCGAGGCAGTTCTCAAAGGCGATCTTCTCGACGTACGTGCCGTCCTTCTTGCCCTGCTTGCACCAGGCGTCGTGGTTGGCCTTGGCGAAGTTCTTCTTCCACTCGCGGTCCGGGACGCGGCCGCTGACCTCGTTGGGGAGGTCGATGCCGGTCTCCTTGCCCAGGCCGAACTGGTGGGCGGTCTTG
Proteins encoded in this window:
- a CDS encoding TIGR03936 family radical SAM-associated protein; its protein translation is MQRIRLRYTKRGRLRFTSHRDFQRAFERALRRSQVPMAYSAGFTPHPKVSYANAAPTGTGSEAEFLEIALTEPRDPGVLRELLNDSMPDGLDITDAVEARTSGLADRLTASVWEIRLDGVTREDAEKAVSAFNAAETVEVERRTKNGMRTFDARSAVVDLQTLDLPADRSGDRACAILRLVVRHVTPAVRPDDVLSGLRVVADLAPPVPAAVTRLAQGLFDEESGTVTDPLAPDREAAPAASTTATGTAVATAPEGAGSA
- a CDS encoding TIGR03960 family B12-binding radical SAM protein, with product MSVDSVFPQLEALLPHVQKPIQYVGGELNSTVKPWDECDVRWALMYPDAYEVGLPNQGVMILYEVLNERQGVLAERTYSVWPDLEALMREHQVPQFTVDSHRPVKAFDVFGLSFSTELGYTNMLTALDLAGIPLAAKDRDIDDPIVLAGGHAAFNPEPIAEFIDCAVIGDGEQAVLEITEIVRAWKAEGRPGGREEVLFRLARTGGVYVPGFYDVEYLPDGRIGRVVPNKSGVPWRVSKHTVMDLDEWPYPKQPLVPLAETVHERMSVEIFRGCTRGCRFCQAGMITRPVRERSITGIGEMVEKGLKATGFEEVGLLSLSSADHTEIGEIAKGLADRYTEDKIGLSLPSTRVDAFNVDLANELTRNGRRSGLTFAPEGGSERMRKVINKMVSEEDLIRTVATAYGNGWRQVKLYFMCGLPTETDEDVLQIGDMAVNVIAKGREVSGQNDIRCTVSIGGFVPKPHTPFQWAPQLSAEETDARLGKLRDKIRGDKKYGRSIGFRYHDGKPGIVEGLLSRGDRRVGSVIRAVYEAGGRFDGWREYFSYDLWMKSAEATLPEFGVDVDWYTTRERTYEEVLPWDHLDSGLDKDWLWEDWQDSLDETEVEDCRWTPCFDCGVCPQMDTSIQIGPTGKKLLPLTVVK
- a CDS encoding CYTH and CHAD domain-containing protein gives rise to the protein MADSKREIERKYEATDATRLPDLGRVAGVGSVAHEGVMELDAVYYDTEDLRLAAGNVTLRRRTGGSDAGWHLKLPVADGVRDEIRAPLSGHVPARLTALIRSRVLDAPVVPVVRLVSVRDVHVLLGDDGAPLAELSVDEVRAERLPGGDRTAAWTEIEAELADDGDPAFLDTVGRALEEAGIRPATAPSKLARALEETASGTTRRREDEPRAAGDHVLVHVRRQAEAIVALDPAVRRGLPDSVHRMRVATRRLRSALRTYRRVLDREATRPLGTELKWLAGELGVDRDQEVLDARLRARLGELPRPLVIGPVRARLRLWSAAGRSGSRRRTTAVLDSARYLDLLRALEALVAAPPLLPGAAAAPGDELARAVRKDHKRLAGRVAHALELPPGPDRDAALHSARKAAKRARYAAEAARPALRKPAKKAAKRLKAVQSLLGDHQDGVVARQTLRALAVQAHAAGEPSFTWGLVYGREEAAAAATERELPGVWHRAHKARIRRARGH
- the rodA gene encoding rod shape-determining protein RodA; the protein is MAGFSVPRYGPERSGWGRLMARDSVVRRLDWPLLGAAVALSFIGSLLVWSATRGRDSLTHGDPYYFLFRHALNTGIGMALMIGTIWLGHRTLRGAVPVLYGLSVLLVLAVLTPLGATVNGAHAWILLPGGFSIQPSEFTKITIILGMAMILAARVDAGDQVHPDHRSVAKALGLAALPMIIVMGMPDLGSVMVMVIIVLGVLLASGASNRWVFGLLGAGVAGAVAIWQLGLLDDYQIARFAAFANPALDPAGVGYNTNQARIAIGSGGLHGTGLFQGTQTTGQFVPEQQTDFVFTVAGEELGFLGAGLILVLLGVVLWRACRIARETTELYGTVVAAGIIAWFAFQSFENIGMTLGIMPVAGLPLPFVSYGGSSMFAVWVAIGLLQSIRVQRPITA